From one Triticum urartu cultivar G1812 chromosome 3, Tu2.1, whole genome shotgun sequence genomic stretch:
- the LOC125549120 gene encoding polygalacturonase inhibitor-like: protein MRMHSHALLVLLFCSLLVLVGPANAEPSPDPTYKDCHPGDKAALLAVKAALGEPYLLSGWIPDRPCCDWNGVSCDHFTGRVVSLAVFQDANITGTIPSALAGLPHLQDLTLRHLPLLSGPIPPAIGKLSNLSSLRISWTAVSGPVPSFLGALKKLTFLEPSFNSLTGAIPASLGAIPNLSGINLSRNRLTGAIPMFLSKSADQVYLWLSHNNLTGPLPAGFAAVNFTHFDLSRNALTGDASGLFGRGKELQYMDLSRNDFNFDLSAVVLPEQIYTVDLSHIAIHGIIPAQVASAANLNFFNVSYNRLCGRVPTGGNMARFDLYSFQHNKCLCGAPLPPCKK, encoded by the coding sequence ATGAGGATGCACTCACACGCcctgctcgtcctcctcttctGCTCTCTCCTAGTCCTCGTCGGCCCGGCCAACGCCGAGCCCTCTCCGGACCCGACCTACAAGGACTGCCACCCGGGCGACAAGGCAGCGCTGCTCGCCGTCAAGGCCGCCCTCGGGGAGCCCTACCTCTTGTCGGGGTGGATACCTGATCGCCCCTGCTGTGACTGGAACGGCGTCTCCTGCGACCACTTCACCGGCCGAGTAGTCAGCCTCGCCGTCTTCCAGGACGCCAACATCACGGGCACCATCCCCAGCGCCCTCGCTGGCCTCCCCCACTTGCAGGACCTCACCCTGCGCCACCTCCCATTGCTGTCGGGCCCTATACCGCCGGCGATCGGCAAGCTCTCCAACCTCTCGAGCCTCCGCATCTCCTGGACGGCCGTGTCGGGGCCCGTTCCATCCTTCCTGGGCGCGCTCAAGAAGCTCACCTTCCTCGAGCCCTCCTTCAACTCGCTCACCGGGGCCATCCCGGCGTCGCTGGGGGCCATCCCCAACCTGTCCGGCATCAACCTCAGCCGCAACCGCCTCACGGGCGCCATCCCGATGTTCCTCAGCAAGTCTGCGGACCAGGTCTACCTCTGGCTGTCGCACAACAACCTCACGGGCCCCCTCCCGGCCGGCTTCGCCGCCGTGAACTTCACGCACTTCGACCTGTCGCGCAACGCCCTGACCGGCGACGCGTCGGGCCTCTTCGGCCGCGGGAAGGAGTTGCAGTACATGGACCTGTCCCGCAACGACTTCAATTTCGACCTATCAGCCGTGGTGCTCCCGGAGCAGATCTACACCGTCGACCTGAGCCACATTGCCATCCATGGCATCATCCCGGCGCAGGTCGCGAGCGCCGCCAACCTGAATTTCTTCAACGTCAGCTACAATAGGCTCTGCGGCCGCGTGCCGACCGGCGGGAACATGGCGAGGTTCGATCTCTACAGCTTCCAGCACAACAAGTGCCTCTGCGGTGCTCCCCTACCTCCATGCAAGAAATAG